One genomic segment of Amycolatopsis sp. WQ 127309 includes these proteins:
- a CDS encoding TetR/AcrR family transcriptional regulator, which produces MPRIRGASIEEHHEVVWAELAAATRQLLLERDYDSITMGHIAARAGLARNTLYNYARDKSALVLALTQRLAQPAVERVAAIAARSADPAAQRLREIVVAVLDAFTDQVVQLMFRPGAGLAFAGTPKGPDSPFHAIVVAVENVVRAGIERGEFRDVGDVQLAVELLSGVMRSGAERIGRDPAAFAATDRAAREIILASLARRPDQGDGG; this is translated from the coding sequence ATGCCACGGATCCGCGGAGCCAGCATCGAGGAGCACCACGAGGTGGTGTGGGCCGAGCTCGCCGCGGCGACGCGGCAGCTGCTGCTCGAACGCGACTACGACTCGATCACCATGGGTCACATCGCGGCCCGGGCGGGGCTCGCGCGCAACACCCTCTACAACTACGCCCGCGACAAGAGCGCGCTGGTCCTGGCGCTGACGCAGCGGCTGGCCCAGCCGGCGGTCGAGCGGGTGGCCGCGATCGCCGCGCGGTCCGCGGACCCGGCCGCGCAACGGCTGCGCGAGATCGTCGTCGCCGTCCTGGACGCGTTCACCGACCAGGTCGTGCAGCTGATGTTCCGGCCGGGCGCCGGGCTGGCCTTCGCCGGGACGCCGAAGGGCCCGGACAGCCCGTTCCACGCGATCGTCGTCGCGGTGGAGAACGTCGTCCGGGCCGGCATCGAGCGTGGGGAGTTCCGCGACGTCGGTGACGTCCAGCTGGCGGTGGAGCTGCTGTCCGGGGTCATGCGCTCGGGCGCCGAACGCATCGGCCGGGACCCGGCCGCCTTCGCGGCCACCGACCGCGCGGCGCGGGAGATCATCCTCGCGTCGCTGGCCCGCCGCCCGGATCAGGGCGACGGCGGCTGA
- a CDS encoding right-handed parallel beta-helix repeat-containing protein, translating to MSRIGPVLAAAVLAVLLIPPTAATAAKSPTPGPVCDHQPVANTTAPAGAVVIDPAVSADLYHKTQDSPAGTTFWLAPGTHTLASDPFGQVIPKDGDVYLGAPGAVLDGQRINLAAFTQQAKDVVIRGLTVQNFVPPQDQGVVNHDSGEHWTIENSTVQNNAGAGLMAGARQVVRHSCLRNNGQYGMNAYRSDNTITGLVVEGNEIAGNNTDDWETRVPGCGCSGGIKFWSVNRADIRGNWVHDNHGAGLWADTNNNDFLIERNLIEGNEAEGLFYEISYNLVFRDNTLRRNALVSGKYKADRGDNFPVASVYISESGGDRRVPARTHLIDIYDNTFEDNWSGITAWENADRFCNSPANTSSNTCTKLVPDRTSCSAPAIATRPLYDDCRWKTQLVEVHDNTFRIDPAHIGCTSALCGRMALLANYGTYPDWSPYRGTVVQDAITHDQGNYWFSNAYYGPWSFVAGDTSRTLTAQQWQSTPWDQDDCASFDGVAGPC from the coding sequence ATGTCCCGCATCGGTCCCGTTTTAGCTGCCGCAGTACTGGCCGTCCTGCTGATTCCCCCCACCGCCGCCACCGCGGCGAAGTCGCCGACGCCGGGGCCGGTGTGCGACCACCAGCCGGTCGCCAACACCACCGCGCCCGCCGGGGCCGTGGTAATCGACCCCGCCGTTTCCGCGGACCTGTACCACAAAACGCAGGATTCGCCGGCAGGCACCACTTTCTGGCTCGCGCCGGGAACGCACACGCTCGCGTCGGATCCGTTCGGCCAGGTCATCCCGAAAGACGGAGACGTCTACCTCGGCGCGCCCGGCGCGGTGCTCGACGGGCAGCGGATCAACCTGGCCGCGTTCACCCAGCAGGCCAAGGACGTCGTCATCCGCGGCCTGACCGTGCAGAACTTCGTCCCGCCGCAGGACCAGGGCGTCGTCAACCACGATTCCGGAGAACACTGGACCATCGAAAACTCCACGGTGCAGAACAACGCCGGCGCCGGGCTGATGGCCGGCGCGCGGCAAGTGGTGCGGCACAGTTGCCTGCGGAACAACGGGCAGTACGGCATGAACGCCTACCGCTCGGACAACACGATCACCGGACTGGTCGTCGAAGGCAATGAAATCGCCGGGAACAACACCGACGACTGGGAAACCCGCGTTCCCGGCTGCGGGTGCAGCGGCGGGATCAAGTTCTGGTCCGTCAACCGGGCCGACATCCGCGGGAACTGGGTCCACGACAACCACGGCGCCGGCCTGTGGGCCGACACCAACAACAACGACTTCCTCATCGAACGCAACCTCATCGAGGGCAACGAGGCCGAAGGCCTGTTCTACGAGATCAGCTACAACCTCGTCTTCCGCGACAACACCCTGCGGCGCAACGCCCTCGTTTCCGGCAAGTACAAAGCCGATCGCGGCGACAACTTCCCCGTGGCCAGCGTGTACATCTCGGAGTCCGGCGGCGACCGCCGGGTGCCGGCCCGGACCCACCTGATCGACATCTACGACAACACCTTCGAGGACAACTGGTCCGGGATCACCGCGTGGGAGAACGCCGACCGGTTCTGCAACAGCCCCGCCAACACCTCCAGCAACACCTGCACCAAGCTGGTCCCCGACCGGACGTCGTGCTCGGCCCCCGCGATCGCCACCCGGCCGCTCTACGACGACTGCCGGTGGAAGACGCAGCTGGTCGAGGTGCACGACAACACGTTCCGGATCGACCCCGCCCACATCGGCTGCACGAGCGCGCTGTGCGGCCGGATGGCGCTGCTGGCCAACTACGGCACCTACCCGGACTGGTCGCCCTACCGCGGCACCGTCGTGCAGGACGCGATCACGCACGACCAGGGCAACTACTGGTTCAGCAACGCCTACTACGGCCCGTGGAGCTTCGTCGCCGGCGACACCTCGCGCACGCTCACCGCGCAGCAGTGGCAGTCGACACCGTGGGACCAGGACGACTGCGCCTCCTTCGACGGCGTGGCCGGCCCCTGCTGA
- a CDS encoding dihydrofolate reductase family protein, producing MKLTTITQITLDGVVQGNGGASDEDRRTGFERGGWALGAGDDETRAFITRTYQRAGAFLFGRRTYELFAGSWGAVDGMRAHPVGVALAEAPKYVASATLTAPGWADTTVLDGDLEAAVRELKAKPGDDLQVHGSGTLVRWLLAHDLVDELTLIVVPVVVGQGKRLFPETGPDLALEVAESRVDSNGVTIQVLRPAGRPRYATGSKA from the coding sequence ATGAAGCTGACGACCATCACCCAGATCACCCTCGACGGCGTGGTGCAGGGCAACGGCGGCGCGTCGGACGAGGACCGCCGCACCGGGTTCGAGCGCGGCGGGTGGGCCCTGGGCGCGGGTGACGACGAGACCCGGGCGTTCATCACGCGGACCTACCAGCGTGCCGGGGCCTTCCTGTTCGGCCGCCGGACCTACGAGCTGTTCGCCGGTTCCTGGGGAGCGGTCGACGGGATGCGCGCCCACCCCGTCGGCGTGGCGTTGGCCGAGGCGCCCAAGTACGTCGCCTCGGCCACGCTCACCGCGCCGGGCTGGGCGGACACGACCGTGCTCGACGGCGACCTGGAGGCGGCCGTCCGCGAGCTGAAGGCGAAGCCGGGGGACGACCTGCAGGTGCACGGCAGTGGCACCCTGGTCCGGTGGCTGCTGGCGCACGACCTGGTCGACGAGCTGACGCTGATCGTCGTGCCCGTGGTCGTCGGCCAGGGCAAGCGGTTGTTCCCCGAGACCGGCCCGGACCTCGCGCTCGAGGTGGCCGAGTCGCGAGTGGACTCCAACGGCGTGACGATCCAGGTCCTGCGGCCGGCCGGGCGCCCGCGGTACGCCACCGGCTCGAAGGCCTGA
- a CDS encoding YciI family protein, with the protein MQYLVSVIDDKDDPGRTDRQPAISAFNERLIAEGYWVFAGGLADTDTATVVDSRGEQAVFSDGPFVESKEYLAGVWVWEAPDLDVALELATEASKACDRKIEVRPFR; encoded by the coding sequence ATGCAGTACCTGGTTTCCGTCATCGACGACAAGGACGATCCCGGCCGCACGGACCGGCAGCCCGCCATCAGCGCGTTCAACGAACGCCTGATCGCCGAGGGCTACTGGGTCTTCGCGGGCGGGCTCGCGGACACCGACACGGCCACCGTCGTCGACAGCCGCGGCGAGCAGGCGGTGTTCAGCGACGGCCCGTTCGTGGAGTCGAAGGAGTACCTCGCCGGCGTCTGGGTGTGGGAGGCCCCCGACCTGGACGTGGCGCTGGAGCTCGCCACCGAGGCGTCGAAGGCGTGCGACCGCAAGATCGAGGTGCGGCCGTTCCGATGA
- a CDS encoding RNA polymerase sigma factor → MSDVEEAITRVHHAEWARVVAALTRRFGDLDVAEEAAAEAFATAVERWPADGVPPSPGAWLTTTAQRKAIDRIRRENKRDDKHKEAQMVSDDAPPEPLGAIDDDRLRLIFICCHPALAMETRMALTLRMVGGLTMPEIARAFLVAEPTMGQRITRAKAKIKAARIPYRVPAAEDLPAHVSGVLAVLFLVFNEGYLATGPDTDPVRHDLTAEAIRLARLIRALLPADGEVAGLLALMLLTEARRPARVSASGELVALAEQDRGAWDAVLLAEGHGLVRERLAAAAAGVAPGRYQILAAINAVHTSARDMRDTDWSQVLALYDRLVRLDPSPIVALNRAIAVAELDGPEVALAAVDRLADKLAGYHAYHVTRADLLRRLGRGGQAREAYDRAIGLAGNTAETAYLTRRRDQLG, encoded by the coding sequence ATGAGCGACGTCGAGGAAGCGATCACCCGGGTGCACCACGCCGAGTGGGCCCGGGTGGTCGCCGCGCTGACCAGGCGTTTCGGTGACCTCGACGTCGCCGAGGAGGCCGCGGCCGAGGCGTTCGCGACCGCCGTCGAGCGGTGGCCGGCCGACGGCGTGCCGCCCAGCCCCGGCGCCTGGCTGACCACCACCGCCCAGCGCAAGGCCATCGACCGGATCCGGCGCGAGAACAAGCGCGACGACAAGCACAAGGAGGCCCAGATGGTGTCCGACGACGCCCCACCCGAGCCTCTCGGTGCCATCGACGACGACCGGCTACGGCTGATCTTCATCTGCTGCCACCCGGCGCTGGCGATGGAGACCCGGATGGCGCTGACGCTGCGGATGGTCGGCGGCCTGACCATGCCGGAGATCGCCCGCGCCTTCCTGGTGGCCGAGCCCACCATGGGGCAGCGGATCACCCGCGCGAAGGCCAAGATCAAGGCGGCCCGCATCCCCTACCGGGTGCCGGCCGCCGAGGACCTCCCGGCCCACGTCTCCGGCGTGCTCGCCGTCCTGTTCCTCGTCTTCAACGAGGGGTACCTGGCCACCGGCCCGGACACCGATCCGGTGCGGCACGACCTGACGGCCGAGGCGATCCGGCTCGCCCGCCTGATCCGCGCGCTCCTGCCGGCCGACGGCGAGGTGGCCGGCCTGCTGGCGCTGATGCTGCTCACCGAGGCCCGCCGCCCCGCCCGCGTCTCGGCGAGCGGTGAACTGGTCGCGCTCGCCGAGCAGGACCGCGGGGCCTGGGACGCGGTCCTGCTCGCCGAGGGGCACGGGCTGGTGCGCGAACGCCTCGCCGCGGCCGCCGCCGGGGTGGCTCCGGGGCGCTACCAGATCCTCGCCGCGATCAACGCCGTGCACACCTCCGCCCGCGACATGCGCGACACCGACTGGTCGCAGGTCCTGGCCCTCTACGACCGGCTCGTCCGGCTCGACCCGTCGCCGATCGTCGCCCTCAACCGGGCCATCGCCGTCGCCGAGCTGGACGGCCCGGAGGTTGCCCTCGCGGCCGTCGACCGCCTGGCGGACAAGCTGGCCGGCTACCACGCCTACCACGTGACCCGCGCCGACCTGCTGCGCCGGCTGGGCCGCGGCGGGCAGGCGCGCGAGGCGTACGACAGGGCCATCGGGCTGGCGGGCAACACCGCCGAGACCGCCTACCTGACCCGCCGCCGCGACCAGCTGGGATAG
- a CDS encoding helix-turn-helix domain-containing protein — protein MTGGAQLTPAEAGKRYEVFHTDCLARDVVDHVTSRWGIWVLICLRSNDLRFYELRESIQGISEKMLSQTLRTLVQDGLVWRQVEPTTPPQVTYGLSEFGRYASEPLTELFDRITERLAPRGTD, from the coding sequence ATGACCGGAGGCGCGCAGCTCACCCCCGCCGAGGCGGGCAAGCGGTATGAGGTGTTTCACACCGACTGCCTGGCACGTGACGTGGTCGACCACGTCACCAGCAGGTGGGGCATCTGGGTGCTGATCTGCTTGCGGAGCAACGACCTTCGGTTCTACGAACTGCGCGAGAGCATCCAGGGCATCAGCGAGAAGATGCTTTCCCAGACCCTGCGCACCCTGGTCCAGGACGGCCTGGTCTGGCGGCAGGTCGAGCCGACGACACCGCCGCAGGTCACCTACGGGCTGAGCGAGTTCGGCCGGTACGCCAGCGAGCCGCTGACCGAGCTGTTCGACCGGATCACCGAACGGCTGGCACCGCGCGGCACGGACTAG
- a CDS encoding SDR family oxidoreductase → MIVVTGATGNVGKPLTRALIEAGEQVTTVSRHAAPAPEGGRHVVADLAAPAGLEPALAGAKALFLLLSGDLHATGASPADVIHQAVASGVRRIVLLSSLGVATRPFGATRIALRAVEDVLRESDVDWAVLRPGGFASNALWWAESVRERRVVAAPFGDVGVPIIDPADIAEVAAACLLDDRHTGGVYALTGPEVITPRGQAEAIATALGSPVRFHELTRAEAKAAMSQSMPAELADDTLDILGAPNPAELRVSPDVQRVLGRAPRPFAGWATRNVAAFR, encoded by the coding sequence ATGATCGTGGTGACCGGAGCCACCGGGAACGTGGGCAAGCCGCTGACGCGGGCGCTGATCGAAGCGGGCGAGCAGGTGACGACGGTGTCGCGGCACGCGGCGCCGGCGCCGGAGGGTGGCCGGCACGTGGTGGCCGACCTGGCCGCGCCGGCCGGCCTCGAACCGGCGCTGGCCGGGGCGAAGGCGTTGTTCCTGCTGCTGTCCGGCGACCTGCACGCCACCGGAGCGAGCCCCGCCGACGTCATCCACCAGGCTGTGGCCAGTGGGGTCCGGCGGATCGTCCTGCTCTCCTCGCTGGGCGTGGCGACCAGGCCGTTCGGCGCGACGCGGATCGCGTTGCGCGCGGTGGAGGACGTGCTGCGGGAGTCCGATGTGGACTGGGCCGTTCTGCGGCCGGGCGGGTTCGCCTCCAACGCCTTGTGGTGGGCCGAGTCCGTCCGCGAGCGGCGGGTCGTCGCCGCGCCCTTCGGTGACGTCGGGGTGCCGATCATCGACCCCGCGGACATCGCCGAGGTCGCGGCGGCCTGCCTGCTGGACGACCGGCACACCGGCGGCGTGTACGCGCTGACCGGCCCGGAGGTCATCACGCCGCGGGGGCAGGCGGAAGCCATCGCCACCGCGCTGGGCTCGCCGGTGCGGTTCCACGAGCTGACCCGGGCGGAGGCGAAGGCCGCCATGTCGCAGAGCATGCCGGCGGAGCTCGCCGACGACACGCTGGACATCCTCGGTGCCCCGAACCCGGCCGAGCTGCGCGTCAGCCCGGACGTCCAGCGGGTCCTCGGCCGCGCCCCGCGCCCGTTCGCCGGCTGGGCGACGCGCAACGTCGCCGCGTTCCGCTGA
- a CDS encoding RICIN domain-containing protein — translation MRGFSRVIVALAGALALTAGVTLPASATDSRPIHSLAVSPAKCVGLADNGSAANGTRLVLWDCHLNPDQYWFWGGNPLLRSTPSGKCVGLANNGSTANGTELVLWDCHGNPDQQWSWADVPAGGWALKNTPSGKCVGLANNGSTANGTRLVLWDCHYHVDQRWN, via the coding sequence ATGCGCGGATTCAGCCGAGTGATCGTGGCGCTTGCCGGGGCGCTGGCGTTGACGGCCGGCGTCACCCTCCCGGCGAGCGCCACCGACAGCCGCCCCATCCACAGCTTGGCCGTCTCGCCCGCCAAGTGCGTCGGCCTGGCCGACAACGGCAGCGCCGCCAACGGGACGCGGCTGGTCCTGTGGGACTGCCACCTCAACCCCGACCAGTACTGGTTCTGGGGCGGTAACCCGTTGTTGCGCAGCACCCCGTCCGGCAAGTGCGTCGGCCTGGCCAACAACGGCAGCACGGCGAACGGGACCGAGCTGGTTTTGTGGGACTGCCACGGGAATCCCGACCAGCAGTGGAGCTGGGCCGACGTGCCGGCCGGCGGGTGGGCGTTGAAGAACACGCCCTCCGGCAAGTGCGTCGGCCTGGCGAACAACGGCAGCACCGCGAACGGGACCCGGCTGGTGCTGTGGGACTGCCACTACCACGTGGATCAGAGGTGGAACTGA
- a CDS encoding DUF72 domain-containing protein has protein sequence MWTHKAWPGRFVPQALPAGERLRAYAGWCNAVEGNTTFYATPAHNTVATWAEQTDPGFRFVLKLPKVVTHERRFAGVEAEMRAFLDAIEPLGDRAVLWTQLPGSFGPADVDALVRFLRRLPADRRRAVEVRHPGFFTDAASTSLLEGALAAADAEWVPFDTTVFFGSPPTSEAEQEAWAKKPRLPRRTRALTDQPVVRYLGRDSVEETVEGWQPWAEVVAGWLREGRSPTVFLHTPDNNDAPALARHFHDDVRALVPALEPLPEPEPIEPATLF, from the coding sequence ATGTGGACCCACAAGGCGTGGCCCGGCCGGTTCGTCCCGCAGGCGCTGCCGGCCGGCGAGCGCCTGCGGGCCTACGCCGGCTGGTGCAACGCGGTCGAGGGCAACACCACCTTCTACGCGACACCCGCCCACAACACCGTCGCGACGTGGGCGGAGCAGACCGATCCCGGCTTCCGGTTCGTGCTCAAGCTGCCCAAGGTCGTCACGCACGAGCGCCGGTTCGCCGGCGTCGAGGCCGAGATGCGGGCGTTCCTCGACGCGATCGAACCCCTCGGCGACCGGGCGGTCCTGTGGACCCAGCTGCCGGGCTCGTTCGGCCCCGCGGACGTCGATGCCCTGGTCCGCTTCCTGCGCCGGCTCCCCGCCGACCGCCGGCGCGCGGTGGAGGTGCGGCACCCCGGGTTCTTCACCGACGCCGCCTCGACGTCGCTGCTGGAGGGGGCGCTGGCCGCCGCGGACGCCGAGTGGGTGCCGTTCGACACCACGGTCTTCTTCGGGAGCCCGCCGACCAGCGAGGCCGAGCAGGAAGCCTGGGCCAAGAAGCCGCGGCTGCCACGGCGGACGCGGGCCCTGACCGACCAGCCGGTGGTCCGCTACCTGGGCCGCGACTCGGTCGAGGAGACCGTCGAGGGCTGGCAGCCGTGGGCCGAGGTGGTCGCCGGCTGGCTGCGCGAAGGCCGGTCACCGACGGTCTTCCTGCACACCCCCGACAACAACGACGCGCCGGCTCTGGCCCGCCACTTCCACGACGACGTCCGAGCACTGGTGCCTGCCCTCGAACCACTGCCCGAGCCGGAGCCGATCGAGCCGGCGACCCTGTTCTGA
- a CDS encoding dihydrofolate reductase family protein produces the protein MNVTVDGYVAAPGDDLGWSGPPSDEMFQWWLDQELAGTLSLYGRGLWEAMSSHWPTGDQRPGATPAQVEFARNWRDTPKVVFSSTIDEVGWNTRLVTGDAVAEITRLKAGDGGPMRVGGATLAGAAVRAGLVDAYEIVTHPVLVGGGTPLFTVLDSWVNLDLVETRTFPGGVVLTRYETRR, from the coding sequence ATGAACGTGACGGTGGACGGCTACGTCGCCGCGCCCGGCGACGACCTCGGCTGGAGCGGGCCGCCGAGCGACGAGATGTTCCAGTGGTGGCTCGACCAGGAACTGGCGGGCACGCTGTCGCTGTACGGGCGCGGGCTGTGGGAGGCGATGAGCTCCCACTGGCCGACCGGCGACCAGCGGCCCGGCGCCACCCCGGCGCAGGTCGAGTTCGCGCGGAACTGGCGGGACACGCCGAAGGTGGTGTTCTCCTCGACGATCGACGAGGTCGGCTGGAACACCCGCCTGGTCACCGGCGACGCCGTCGCCGAGATCACCCGGCTGAAGGCCGGGGACGGCGGCCCGATGCGGGTCGGCGGGGCGACGCTGGCCGGGGCGGCCGTGCGGGCCGGGCTGGTCGACGCCTACGAGATCGTCACCCACCCGGTCCTGGTGGGCGGCGGCACGCCGTTGTTCACGGTGCTGGACAGCTGGGTGAACCTGGACCTCGTGGAGACGCGGACGTTTCCCGGTGGCGTGGTGCTGACCCGGTACGAGACGAGGCGCTGA
- a CDS encoding RNA polymerase subunit sigma-70: MTDAGPPDADEATFTAAVRSGDPARFAVVTERHRRELQVHCYRMLANYEDAQDMTQETFLRAWHKRETFKGHAAPRTWLYRIATNVCLDFLDKRTLVASELPDPGSEVPYLQPYPDRMLPEDPQESVVARETIELAFIVAVQHLPPRQRAVLILRDVLGWPASTAADALELTVASVTSALQRARVTLREQLPGRRLDWRSPATHELSADERGVVKAYIDAHERNDLDALTALLRDDLRFAMLPDPGTVTVGAGDAVDGWVAGGLFRPGHDWRCVATTVNRMPAAVLYRRTPDDPEYRLLNIAVLHIADGKIAELTGFDVTGKPWLELPPTLSASSRTGSAPRHRETSASPRGPGSPSCPAP, encoded by the coding sequence ATGACCGACGCCGGACCGCCGGACGCCGACGAGGCCACGTTCACCGCGGCGGTCCGCTCCGGCGACCCGGCGCGGTTCGCGGTCGTCACCGAACGCCACCGGCGTGAGCTGCAGGTGCACTGCTACCGGATGCTCGCGAACTACGAGGACGCCCAGGACATGACGCAGGAGACGTTCCTGCGGGCGTGGCACAAGCGGGAGACGTTCAAGGGCCACGCGGCGCCGCGGACCTGGCTGTACCGGATCGCGACGAACGTCTGCCTCGACTTCCTGGACAAGCGCACCCTCGTGGCGTCGGAGCTGCCGGACCCGGGTTCCGAGGTGCCGTACCTGCAGCCCTATCCCGACCGGATGCTCCCCGAGGACCCGCAGGAATCGGTGGTGGCGCGGGAGACGATCGAGCTGGCGTTCATCGTCGCCGTCCAGCACCTGCCGCCGCGGCAGCGGGCGGTGCTCATCCTGCGCGACGTCCTCGGCTGGCCGGCGTCGACGGCCGCCGACGCCCTCGAGCTGACCGTCGCGTCGGTGACCAGCGCGCTGCAACGGGCGCGCGTGACCCTGCGCGAGCAGCTGCCCGGCCGCCGCCTCGACTGGCGGAGCCCCGCCACCCACGAGCTGTCGGCCGACGAGCGCGGCGTGGTGAAGGCCTACATCGACGCCCACGAGCGCAACGACCTCGACGCGCTGACGGCCCTGCTGCGCGACGACCTGCGCTTCGCGATGCTGCCGGATCCGGGCACCGTGACCGTGGGGGCCGGGGACGCGGTGGACGGCTGGGTCGCCGGCGGGCTCTTCCGGCCCGGCCACGACTGGCGCTGCGTCGCCACGACGGTCAACCGCATGCCCGCCGCCGTGCTGTACCGCCGCACCCCCGACGACCCGGAGTACCGGTTGCTCAACATCGCGGTCCTGCACATCGCCGACGGGAAGATCGCCGAGCTCACCGGCTTCGACGTCACCGGCAAGCCCTGGCTGGAGCTGCCCCCGACCCTCAGCGCCTCGTCTCGTACCGGGTCAGCACCACGCCACCGGGAAACGTCCGCGTCTCCACGAGGTCCAGGTTCACCCAGCTGTCCAGCACCGTGA
- a CDS encoding M1 family metallopeptidase has protein sequence MRGINRSRGHLVIVSCVLSAGLLAATGPAAEAAPAQAPRYSPGAPGAGDPYFPDMGNGGYDVGHYDIRLAFSPATQAIDATTTIFATATQDLSRFDLDFQGPLKISRLSVNGRNAAFTRSGAQELVITPPYGLRKGSAFVVSVSYAGVPQKIDDPALGLSGWVATKDGAVALNQPIGAATYYPVNDTTDDKATYTQTITVPAGLTVLANGEPGPTTTRDHQTTFRWSMNRPMASELSMLAIGDYDVTRGVAAGGLPNITAIGKSIDTKPGQGKVFNQTTAQVIQWESSMYGPYPFDSTGGILADVGVDYALETQSRPVYDQSTSDVDGDLLAHELGHQWFGDSLTPVHWSDIWLNEGFATYSEWLYQEKFDNVPVQQTFAKAYADEKDWSGEVADPGRDHIFDDLVYNRGAMALQALRVKIGDRAFFKVLTQWPTTHRYGNVSTRQFIQFVERLTGRDLGSFFRTWLYQPGKPAL, from the coding sequence ATGCGAGGCATCAACCGTAGCCGTGGTCACCTGGTGATCGTCTCCTGTGTACTGTCCGCCGGCCTGCTGGCCGCGACGGGCCCGGCGGCGGAGGCGGCGCCGGCACAGGCGCCGCGGTACTCCCCCGGTGCACCGGGCGCCGGGGACCCGTACTTCCCCGACATGGGCAACGGCGGCTACGACGTCGGCCACTACGACATCCGGCTGGCGTTCAGCCCCGCGACCCAGGCGATCGACGCGACCACGACGATCTTCGCCACCGCCACGCAGGACCTCTCCCGCTTCGACCTGGACTTCCAGGGACCGCTGAAGATCAGCAGGCTCTCGGTGAACGGCCGGAACGCCGCCTTCACCCGCAGCGGTGCCCAGGAGCTGGTGATCACCCCGCCGTACGGCCTGCGGAAGGGCAGCGCGTTCGTCGTCTCGGTGAGCTACGCCGGCGTCCCGCAGAAGATCGACGACCCCGCGCTGGGCCTGTCCGGCTGGGTCGCCACCAAGGACGGCGCGGTCGCGCTCAACCAGCCGATCGGCGCGGCGACCTACTACCCGGTGAACGACACCACCGACGACAAAGCGACCTACACGCAGACCATCACCGTGCCTGCCGGGCTCACCGTGCTGGCCAACGGCGAACCCGGGCCCACCACCACCCGCGATCACCAGACCACCTTCCGCTGGTCCATGAACCGGCCGATGGCCAGCGAGCTGAGCATGCTCGCGATCGGCGACTACGACGTCACCCGCGGCGTCGCGGCCGGCGGCCTGCCGAACATCACCGCGATCGGCAAGTCGATCGACACCAAGCCCGGTCAGGGCAAGGTGTTCAACCAGACCACGGCGCAGGTCATCCAGTGGGAATCCTCGATGTACGGGCCGTACCCGTTCGACTCGACCGGTGGCATCCTCGCCGACGTCGGCGTCGACTACGCCCTCGAGACGCAAAGCCGCCCGGTCTACGACCAGAGCACCAGCGACGTCGACGGCGACCTGCTCGCGCACGAGCTCGGCCACCAGTGGTTCGGCGACAGCCTCACCCCGGTGCACTGGTCGGACATCTGGCTCAACGAAGGCTTCGCGACCTACTCGGAGTGGCTCTACCAGGAGAAGTTCGACAACGTCCCGGTGCAGCAGACCTTCGCGAAGGCGTACGCCGACGAGAAGGACTGGAGCGGCGAAGTCGCCGACCCGGGGCGTGACCACATCTTCGACGACCTGGTCTACAACCGCGGCGCGATGGCCCTGCAGGCGCTGCGGGTGAAGATCGGCGACCGCGCCTTCTTCAAGGTGCTCACGCAGTGGCCGACGACCCACCGGTACGGCAACGTCTCGACGCGGCAGTTCATCCAGTTCGTCGAGCGGCTGACCGGCCGCGACCTCGGCTCGTTCTTCCGCACCTGGCTCTACCAGCCGGGCAAGCCGGCGCTCTGA